AACCGTAGATGTGATTTTCTTCTCTAACCTTTTGTAGTGCAGTTTTTTCAGCATTTAATTAGGCCTCTAAAATACGATATTTTGCTaattttctctttaaaaaaaaatcgtttaaCGTACTGCCAAAAAGAGTTTGGTCATAGTCAAACAAAAGAATCATTAATCATTAACAGATCAAACGGTCCATATCAAACCACGTAGAAATCAAAGAGATGAGCTAACATCGTATATATCTATCTGATCATCACTTGGCTCCGGATCGACATTTCGAGTCAGCACTCACTCAGCAACTCAAATCCCCAGCAAACGCATAAAAGGAAcaaaatcaacaacaacaaaaactcaaatcaaATCGAACAATGCTTCTCCGAACTTCTCTCCAGCAAGGTATAATCTGAATCCTCTTGTTTTTTCTTCCAAACTCCCTAAGACTCCGATACGATCGATGCTAGTGGTTTGGTGCTTGCAGGGAAAAACAATCTCAGACCTCGATTCCTCCGTTGTTTGTTATCAACTATGTCATCTACTCAGCCTCCCGTGAGTTTTTCTTTTCGTAAATCACTTGGTTCTGCATCTTATTTGATTTAACTGTTTCGGATTTATCTCATATTATTATGTTTCAGAGAGTACCAAATCTTATTGGAGGATCTTTCGTTGACTCTCAAGCATCATCACATATCGATGTCATCAACCCTGTAAGCTCTCTCTCTGGGCCTTGCCTAAGATTTAAATgtttctttttagaaaaaaattaggaaCCTTCAAAAAATTTGGAGACTAGAAACGAATATTTCATTTGGCTTTGACCAGGACCGGTTCTATTTACTGTTGCTAGTTCTTTACTATTATCTTTTGTGTTTGTGACATGATGGTTTTGATTGTGATATATAGGCTACGCAAGAAGTTGTTTCTCAAGTTCCATTGACAACTAACGAAGAGTTTAAGGCGGCAGTATCCTCTGCGAAGAAAGCTTTTCCTTCATGGAGAAACACACCCATCACCACTCGTCAGCGTGTTATGCTCAAGTTTCAAGAGCTTATACGCAAAAACATGGTAACTACTTAGGACCTGCCCTGAAATTTAGGGACTAAAGatttcaactaattttttttttttacaaatttggggGTTTAACGTTTTTATTAGCGGCCTACGTCCAATGTTTCATTCGGCTTTGTAACTACTTACTTGGTTTCCTTCTTGAAACATGTTCTTctctgatatttttttaatctttcctCTAGGATGAACTTGCTTTGAGCATTACGACCGAGCAAGGAAAGACCTTAAAGGATGCACATGGTGATATCTTCCGTGGGCTAGGTCAGTTATATCGCAGGCTTGATTATATAGTTGAATAAGCAGAGCATGTCCTGAGCCGATTGGTTATTTACTTATGCAGAGGTTGTGGAGCATGCTTGTGGAATGGCAACTCTGCAGATGGGTGAATATGTCCCCAATGTGTCGAATGGAGTTGATACGTATAGTCTTAGAGAGCCATTAGGTGTCTGTGCTGGCATTTGTCCTTTCAACTTTCCTGCAATGATTCCTTTATGGGTAACAAATGCGAAAAATCCCTTTTGTATctccttagtttttttttttgtgatcctCTTCTGATTATCTATGCTTTGTTTGTTCATGCAGATGTTTCCCATTGCGGTGACATGTGGCAATACCTTTGTTTTAAAGCCATCAGAGAAGGATCCTGGTAAGCTTCTCCACTTATCTAGCCTTTGTTAATGCAGATGTTATCTCCCAAACCGATTTGTTGATTTTACTTACTTTCTCCAGGTGCTTCTGTAATGCTTGCGGAGCTGGCAATGGAAGCTGGATTACCTGACGGGGTTCTCAATATCGTTCACGGTACCAATGTAGGTTAAGTTATCTTCTTGCTTAACTTTTTTGTTAGGATTTGAAATTGTTATGCTTTATTGAAGAATTTACAGTGACCAAAAATTTAGTTCTTAAAGATTCCAATTCCACAATATTAGAGTCCCACATCGAGAAAATATGAGTGAATGGgagtaatatatatgtgtatgggTAAACCTCCACTCATGAGCTAGCTTTTAGGTGTGAGTTAGGCCCATCACTAATACACAATTCGTATGTAATAATGCATCTCTCTTACATGGCAGGATACTGTGAATGCTAtctgtgatgatgatgatatcagGGCTGTGTCCTTTGTTGGCTCAAACACTGTAAGTATATATCTActtttttgttactttttttttaagctTGCGAATTTGGCTTTTGTTGTTGTGATAAATAAAGTCTACGAAATTTGGTTTATGTTATGCTTTTTCCTCTGtgctcaaatattttttaacttgtGTATTCCGAATTTGAATTGTTTTGTTAAAGGCTGGAATGCATATATATGCAAGAGCAGCAGCGAAAGGAAAACGTATTCAGGTAACAACATCTTGTATAAATTCGTCTTTAGTATTTCAAAACGATGTCAGTATACTTATAAAACATCTCTTCAGTCAAATATGGGGGCGAAAAATCATGGAGTTGTCCTGCCTGATGCCAACGTCGATGCTACTTTAAATGCTCTACTTGCTGCTGGATTTGGTGCCGCTGGACAGAGATGCATGGCTCTGAGTACTGTGGTCTTTGTTGGCAATTCAAAATCATGGTACCCCTTACTTCTTTTCTCCATATTCAAACTACACCAAATCTTTGTGGAATATTACATATATTCGTTTTTCTTTTGCCTCTAATCTTTTTCTCTCCTCTGCTTTCGGAGCTCCACAGCCTTATGTGCATAAACCGTATATAGGATTTTATATGACTGACATCACTTCTTTTAATTAGTATAGATTTACTATGGTCTTGTCCTAGTGTTAAAAGTAACTAGAGAAGCTTTGTGAAGCCTGTTAATTTTCATTGGATAGTACTGATAGATTAGCTTCAACTTGTCTAATACTAACTAGGGAGGATAAACTCGTCGAGCGAGCTAAAGCCCTTAAAGTCTCATGTGGAACAGAACCAGATGCAGACCTGGGTCCTGTGATTAGTATACAGGTATTTTCAAAGCCCATATCACTTTTAGTCTGTTGCATTTCCCTctgttatatatataccttgttgctaaattttttatttggcTAGGCCAAAGAACGGATATGTCGCTTGATTCAGTCTGGTGTGGACGATGGCGCTAAACTGCTGCTTGACGGAAGAAATATTGTGGTAAGTTACTGAATAGTAACCATTAACCTTATAAGTTTATGCTAAATTGACATTGCTGAATTAATAATCCGTGTAATCTTGAAAGAAACAATTGACTGGTCTGAGAAGTTTACTTCATCGCTCATAATAAACAGGTTCCTGGATACGAGAAAGGGAATTTTATCGGTCCTACCATTTTATCTGGTGTTACCCCAGACATGGAGTGTTACAAGGTATTATTCTTCTGATACTTAAGTTAATCAATCTGTATTCTACTTGGAAACTTACTTTCCTCTCTCGTTTTGGCACATTGCAGGAAGAAATATTTGGCCCCGTTCTTGTATGCATGGAGGTcagattgaaaataaaatatatagattacAATCAGAATGTATATGAGAGATGCCACTGATACGTGTTATTTACATGCCACTGTTTGATATACAGGCAAGCAGCTTTGATGAAGCCATAGACATACTGAACAGAAACAAGTAAACCCCTTTTTGTCACATTTGTTTAACAATACTGATATATATTCCTCTCAATAATCTGCTATTTACGCCTTCAACAGGTATGGAAACGGTGCTGCAATCTTCACTGCATCAGGCGCAGCGGCAAGAAAGTTCCAGATGGAAATAGAAGCAGGACAGGTATGAAGAACTAACTTTTTGTATGCATTTGAGATATGATCGATCTCTTcttttattgttattgtttatGTTATACGTAGATCGGTATAAACGTTCCAATCCCGGTTCCGCTACCGTTCTTCTCCTTTACTGGGAACAAAGCTTCATTCGCAGGGGACCTGAATTTCTATGGTAAATAAAGTTTGTCACAACTTATAGAGAAGAatgcgttttgtttctatttgCTTAAAAGGTCAAGTGGAATTGTTGCAGGCAAAGCCGGAGTAGACTTTTTCACTCAGATCAAGACTGTGACACAACAGTGGAAGGATATTCCAACTTCAGTATCTCTTGCCATGCCTACATCGCAAaagcaataaacaaaaaaacccaACCTCGCtctttttattttggatttCTCGAAGTAATAAATGAATTGTATCCATTTCAGTGAATATCACTTCCGTTTACGTAGTCACATGCGTAAAAGTTAAGATCCCTCACTATTTTTAGATTGGAAGAAAATttccaattaaaattttatttttttaaatcttccaCTATTAAACTGTTAatagtattttgatttttaaaatagtattttcacgtaattgattatttcaaccctaaatataatttatagtcTTTTTGTATGCAAAAAgagttctcatttttttttggatacttatttggtttttggttttgtttggttttaatGTTTTAGGTATAGAGAATTGTTTATATTTGTGAACATTTTTGGTTTCTATTTTTTGGTTCAGTTTATATTGAATCTAAATTTGGCTGCATGGAAGTTAATAATTTTGCATTAGAGGAAGATTGATCCCAAGCTTAGATCAATAGAATAATTTTTGCTCTAGTGGAAACACTAGACCACCACAATGTAGTTAAGAGAAGATGTTTATTAAAAGATATGAGTCAGTTACAAGGAAAACAGTATGGAAATCAGGTTTTACACGATGAACAACGTTAAGAAACATGTTTAGACAATAaatttatactttaattttttcatggaTTTCGTGTATTTGTGAATGATCTTTTtagtctttaaaaaaatttaagtttatataaagttgaaattcattttttttttcaaaactttctttttcttaaaagttttttcatctttcagatttttttttctaacatatTGACTGTATTATTACAAAGTATGAGAAATACTACAAACAGTTCAACAGCGgacaatataaaaattaatgaatttttagTGAAATCATGTATTGAAGAAATTTGTTTGTATGAGTTTTTCTTTCTCCGTTTATTTCATATTCATTGCCTagtttcatttattaaatggaCCGATTTAAATtgagaattcggccaaaaaaaacctcaactttgtacgaattgccaaaagaaacatgaatttttgggctgaccaaaaaaacaccaaactttcattgattttagaattaattaacaatgttttcgctgacttgccaatttagcacgccgtcaacaaatttaacagaaatatttgatGTCGTTTATTATTTGCGTTAAGTGAAACGATgtcgttttcaaatgagatgaaacgacgtcgttttacttgatttgaaattaaaaatatgtagacccctggattcgaacccaggttagTTGGTCAAACGGCAAGGTATTTTACCACTGGGCTACTGgcatttttaatgtatttactaacatgtttatttttatttggtacatattaaatataaaaaattttctaaaaacttaataagatctttaaaatttcaaaaaaattaaaaaataaagaatatttttataaaattaatttagaaattaaaattaaaaataaaattttatttttctttttaaaaaataaaaactcttccaaaattttattttcaattttaatttcaaaattaattttataaaaacttcctttattttttcaattttttggaatttaaagatcgttttaattttttagaaaattttggaagagttttatttttaaaaagaaaaataaaatttattttcaattttaatttcaaaattaattttagaaaaatcttctttatttttttaatttttttggaattttaaagatcttattaagtttttagagaattttttatatttcatatgtaccaaataaaaataaaaatgttagtaagtacattgaaagtGCTAGTAGTCCAGTGGTAAAATACTTTGCCATTTGACCAATCAACTTGGGTTCGAATCCAGGGATCTatcatttgaaaacgacgtcgtttcacttaacgccaacaataaacgacgtcaaatatttctgttaaatttgttgacggcgtgctaaattggcaagtcagcgaaaacattgttaattaattcttaAGCCAAtaaaagtttggtgtttttttggtcagTCCAaaagttgagggtttttttggccgaattctcgatttaaatttataaatagttttgatgAAGTGAGCCAAATCAAGAAAACGCTTGTTTCCATATAGTGTAACAGGCAACCAAACCAACTAATCAAAGACCAGACCAGACCAGACCCCGGTTCAAAGAATTCGGTTAAACACCCCTCTTGAGAACCAACACTCGTGTGAAAAGATGTTGACGAAGCGAAAAGACTAAGATAAGACTTTGACAAGATCCCTCATCGGAGAGACGATGGACTCCTCGTCGGAGATCGAAGTGGTGCCTTTAGATTCCACCAACACTCCCCAAACCCCCACCGAATCGCCGCCTGCCATCACAGACGTCTTCTCCGCTTCTGCCTACGGCGATCTCAACCGTCTCAAGCGCTTCGTCGAGCACAACGGCTCCTCCGTCTCTCTCCCCGATGCCAACGGCTACTACGCTCTCCAGTGGGCTGCGCTCAACAACTCCCTCCACGTCGCTCAATACATCATCGAGGTACTACTACGTCGTTTTGTCTGTTGTGTGTCTAGAGACCATTTCCTCTCAGTCTTAGATCTGATCATCTTTTTGGGGATTGATTATCTGCAGCACGGCGGTGATGTTAATGCGGCGGATAATGTGCAACAGACAGCATTGCATTGGGCGGCGGTTAAGGGCTCCGTTGAGGTTGCAGACCTTCTACTGCAACGTGGGGCTCGAATTGAAGCAGTTGATGTGAATGGTTATAGGGTAAAATTCATTTCTTCATAGTCTCTCCCAACGGGAATTGAACCTGAGTGGCGGAGTGCCTACTAGACACTCATTTACCACTAGGCCAAAACTTGTTTATAAGTTGCTTGCGTTAGCTTAGATGAACAttgcttcttttttgtttttttctgtgCAGGCAGTGCATGTTGCTGCTCAATATGGACAGACAGCCTTCTTGAATCACCTTATTGTGGAATATGCAGCTGACTATAACGCTCTAGATAATGGAGGGAGGAGCCCGCTACATTGGTATGAATAGCCTTTTAACACTGGTCAATTGATTTGGAGATGCATAAACTTTTTATTGGCATGAATTGTTAGGAACTGTTGATATTTGACATACATGAATGAAATAATTAATCATTGTTTGTTATTTATATTCATGGAAGATGATATTTCAAATGCTTGAcatatcattttcttttttatatatcttgaGTATGTCTCATCATTGTTTAGTTGCACGTGGTACTCTGTTACTTGGCATTGAGTTGACAATTTAAGAAGAGTAGCAAGtgaacttgtatttttttactTTGCCTGGTATGGCTCAGGGCTGCTTATAATGGATTCACGGAAACCGTCCGGTTACTTCTCTTCCGCGATGCATGTCAAAATAGACAAGACAACACAGGCAAATCACTTTCTCTTAAGATGTATCTATTTGTCTGCTCTAGATTTTCAAAAGAATGATTTACCACCGAATGTGTAAAGATAAATGCAAAACTGGAAAAAACTTTCTTCGGTCACTGAGTGCTGATGAATTGTATACAAAGGGATTGTTATCGCATTCCCGACTGTTTCTGACTAGCAAAATCTGTAGAATTTTGATACGGTGATGTGTATTTTACTTCAGTTTTTAAAACTCAGAAGTCTTACACTGATCACTTTGCTGGTCAGGTTGCACACCTTTGCACTGGGCCGTTATTAAGGAAAATGTTGAGGCTTGTACTCTGCTAGTTCATGCTGGAACCAAGGAGGAACTGATATTGGAGGATAACACTGGAGCCACCCCACTTAAGCTTGCATCTGATAAAGGTCACAGGCAGCTCACTCTTTTCCTTGTACGTAATGTTTAGTGTTGCTTGCTATCATTTGATAAATTTACTTGCTGGTTTTCTCCTTTAATCAATATCTCCTTCTtatttttatgttcttttttaattagttagAGATTAGTAGATTAAGGAGGCTATTTGCAGAAGTTCCCCTCGAAATATGCTTTGAAAGCTCtgtaaatttgtaattataCAATCCTTTTCTTAATTGGCTCTGACTTTCAGATATAGTGAAGTATCATTTTGGTAAAACATGTTCCACTCTCTATCGTAGGGCCACCGTAGATGTTAGTGTTCACAGTATGAGAGATACCTTTGGTGGTAGAATGTGttaaatgttgtttgcggccactgttgttgtttttttgtaaaagtttcCATTTGATATGATGTGCTTTTTTagaatccaatttttttttgataaatttcaGTCGAAGGCAATGCAAACTCGTAGTAGTAGTTTCGTTAACAAGCTCTTCTGTGGAAAATTGGGAGAGACAAGCTATGCTCCTCTACTCTTCGGCTTAATAGTGTCTGAAATGGTCCTGTTCTTCACATCCATTGTCGCAGGTGAATGTCTCATGCAACATAATGGGTAGAGTATGTGTTTATTTTCCTACTATGATTACATTATTCTACCTGACATTTTGCAATTATATATGTAGCTTCGAACCTCCCTAAGATAACTGCTATGGCTGGACTGTGGGCATGGTTCGGTCTTTCGTGTGGTGTTTGCTCACTAATAGCTTTCCGTCGTTGTAGCAGGTATTCTTAATATTGTAACTATACTCTGTTAAGCCATTGCCTATGTCATATGGTGTATATTTAGTTTGGTGTAAGTTACTCAGATGCTAGAAATGAGGTAGACTTGTGAGGTTGTAACTATTATTTATACTCCTTCATATACTCTTAGTAGCGTCTTGAGTGTGTTGTTTGTAATGCTCTTGGAATTGTTAATGAGTTGTTTGCTCTGTACAGCAAAGATCCCGGGTACGTTAAAAGAAGCAATGAAGTTGACAGCGATCACACTGCCATCGTAAGTTTAACTTCCTTCTCTTGTTTCAATGCGAACATTTTGAGTGTAACTGtttcttgtttaagttttttccTTTTCGCCTGAACTATACTTGATTTAAGTAAACACCAATTATTATACATCAATTCTACAGTCATTAGACGTTGTTCTGAGGGGTTTGATTCACAATAAATTTTTGATGTTTGCAGGATCCTTTGATTGATATTAATTTCAACAGCCCCTCATGGAAAGGAAACTGGTCCCAACTCTGCCCCACGTGCAAGGTTATTTTCCTCAGAAGCCAATCTTTATTTTGCGGGAAAATCGGCATTTACTCTATTTTCATACTATCATTATGACATTTTTCTTCAGGTAATTAGACCGGTACGATCTAAGCACTGTCCTACCTGCAAGCGCTGCGTTGAGCAGTTTGACCATCACTGCCCTTGGATTTCAAACTGTGTTGGTAAGGTAAGAGTTTTCTGCATTACCCGTCTCTCTGACTAGTCGTTATGCAAATTAATGTAATGAAACATCCTTAATGCGTATACCATATTAATCATCTCGCAGAAGAATAAACGGGACTTCTTAGTTTTTGTGATCATGGGAGGTTTAACATCATTCGTTGGTGGCTCTACTGCTGTTCAAAGTAATGGACTGAAACAACTCTTTCTCGCAACTCCGCCAATGAGATTTAATGTTTCTATTATAAAGCATCTTCTGTTTCTGTTAATAGGAATATGGAGAAGCAACCCACATATACACCCCAGTGACTCATTGATTCAACATGTACTCATTGAACATCCCGGTGCTGCCGTGTTTCTGTTTTTCGACTTGCTTATTTTCATTGCGACAATGACGTTGACAATCTCACAGGCGTATATGGTGAGGAACTCTCACCCTCAAAGTAAAGAGTTTACTCTCTCCTCTCTGGGAAAAGATTGTATAACAGCTGTTGTCGTTGTTGTTGTCTGGTGCATGCAGATAGCTCGGAATATTACAACGAACGAATTGTGGAACACGAGAAGATTCAGTTATTTGCGGGGACCTGATGGGAGATTCTACAACCCTTATAACCATGGGTGGCAAAGAAACTGCTCTGATTTCTTGGTTAATGGCTACACCAGAGACGACGAGGTTGTCCCATCTTCAATTCTCTGAATTACATCACATTATTATAGGCGTACACATCTGGATTCAGTGTACTGTGTATATGGGATCTCTCCTCGATTGATATTGTTCCCAAGAGGGCGCGAGTTCCTTCTCCTTATAATCCTGTGAAGCCATCAATATTTTTCCAGTTTCACCACATGCTACTTAAACCCCTTGTTCTCCAATCTTATTCGTTGGTTATGTTTCAGTTTATGATATAATTGTCCATCGGACGGGTTTGTGGTTGAGCGTACGGCGTGTAGAATATAAAACCGATTACATAGCATGAAAAAGCAAGATATGGAAATCTTTCAACAGGTCAAAATGTTATGACCGGTCGTTGAAAAGTGGATAAATGATATGTAGGACGAAGAAAGTACAAAGAGGTGAAACTGTGGAAAACAGTTTCAGTGTATAATTTAAGGCGCCATCATTCAAGTGGCAAGGTAAGGAGAATGGTGGAGAGGATAGCAAATAGAGTAGCTAATCTGATTGCTCAAAGTGTGACAAAGGAAAGAAGATGGCAATCTTAGGTTGCCAGATTATTTCCGGCGTAGCTAATGACATGTTTTCGAGAATGAGATCCCTCTGTTTAGGTATGTTTCTCTGTAAAAAATGATGACCATTGGGTGCTTGCAACTGGTGGAGGTCTTTTGAAACCGAATGCTGATTCTAAGGCTGGTATAATTATGTTGTAAATCTGGTTTCTAATCTGTAACCTTGTCAAAATCAAACAGATGTAGTTTGAATGATAATCTAAccaatgaaaagaaaaataattataatttccTTTTTGGTTATTGCTAGCAAATAGGCCTGGGAATATGAGTCTTTATCTGTGGGACCCGGCCCGTTTGACCCACCGCGGAGCGGGTGCGGGTCGAACAATTTAGAAAAATTTGTTCGCGGATGCGGGTTATGAGCATTTTATGCAGGACGGGTGCGGGTTGGTAGATTTTGAAATGCGGGTATCCGCCA
The nucleotide sequence above comes from Brassica napus cultivar Da-Ae chromosome A9, Da-Ae, whole genome shotgun sequence. Encoded proteins:
- the LOC106366368 gene encoding probable protein S-acyltransferase 23, whose protein sequence is MDSSSEIEVVPLDSTNTPQTPTESPPAITDVFSASAYGDLNRLKRFVEHNGSSVSLPDANGYYALQWAALNNSLHVAQYIIEHGGDVNAADNVQQTALHWAAVKGSVEVADLLLQRGARIEAVDVNGYRAVHVAAQYGQTAFLNHLIVEYAADYNALDNGGRSPLHWAAYNGFTETVRLLLFRDACQNRQDNTGCTPLHWAVIKENVEACTLLVHAGTKEELILEDNTGATPLKLASDKGHRQLTLFLSKAMQTRSSSFVNKLFCGKLGETSYAPLLFGLIVSEMVLFFTSIVAASNLPKITAMAGLWAWFGLSCGVCSLIAFRRCSSKDPGYVKRSNEVDSDHTAIDPLIDINFNSPSWKGNWSQLCPTCKVIRPVRSKHCPTCKRCVEQFDHHCPWISNCVGKKNKRDFLVFVIMGGLTSFVGGSTAVQRIWRSNPHIHPSDSLIQHVLIEHPGAAVFLFFDLLIFIATMTLTISQAYMIARNITTNELWNTRRFSYLRGPDGRFYNPYNHGWQRNCSDFLVNGYTRDDEVVPSSIL
- the LOC106366366 gene encoding methylmalonate-semialdehyde dehydrogenase [acylating], mitochondrial produces the protein MLLRTSLQQGKNNLRPRFLRCLLSTMSSTQPPRVPNLIGGSFVDSQASSHIDVINPATQEVVSQVPLTTNEEFKAAVSSAKKAFPSWRNTPITTRQRVMLKFQELIRKNMDELALSITTEQGKTLKDAHGDIFRGLEVVEHACGMATLQMGEYVPNVSNGVDTYSLREPLGVCAGICPFNFPAMIPLWMFPIAVTCGNTFVLKPSEKDPGASVMLAELAMEAGLPDGVLNIVHGTNDTVNAICDDDDIRAVSFVGSNTAGMHIYARAAAKGKRIQSNMGAKNHGVVLPDANVDATLNALLAAGFGAAGQRCMALSTVVFVGNSKSWEDKLVERAKALKVSCGTEPDADLGPVISIQAKERICRLIQSGVDDGAKLLLDGRNIVVPGYEKGNFIGPTILSGVTPDMECYKEEIFGPVLVCMEASSFDEAIDILNRNKYGNGAAIFTASGAAARKFQMEIEAGQIGINVPIPVPLPFFSFTGNKASFAGDLNFYGKAGVDFFTQIKTVTQQWKDIPTSVSLAMPTSQKQ